The Anopheles merus strain MAF chromosome 2L, AmerM5.1, whole genome shotgun sequence genome has a segment encoding these proteins:
- the LOC121592353 gene encoding voltage-dependent calcium channel gamma-8 subunit-like translates to MVGGGGHAGVYGSSSSSSSSAAGGGGGVGGAGGVAAEQGGSTQVSLASASPPASSGGSGAPATEQQQQSQAAPPPAASPAPASSSSAVATSSSSALAAQISDQPEQQLVHVTFKRDDDGMEVTSKP, encoded by the exons atggTCGGTGGCGGTGGCCACGCCGGCGTGTACGGGTCGTCCTCTTCGTCCTCTTCGTCGGCAGcgggtggaggaggaggagtaggAGGGGCGGGTGGAGTAGCAGCGGAGCAGGGAGGCAGCACGCAGGTGTCGCTCGCGTCGGCATCGCCGCCGGCCTCGTCCGGCGGCTCGGGCGCACCGGcaacggagcagcagcagcaatcgcagGCGGCGCCACCGCCCGCAGCATCGCCTGCGCCCGCGAGTTCGTCGTCTGCTGTCGCCACCTCGTCGTCGTCAGCACTGGCCGCGCAAAT TTCGGACCAACCGGAACAGCAACTGGTGCACGTTACATTTAAGCGCGATGATGACGGCATGGAAGTCACATCGAAACCGTAG
- the LOC121592099 gene encoding POU domain protein CF1A — MAATAYISPGAELDMALGGGGNGGGGGGGYHHTSSPRSAADANEMKYMHHHHHHHHHQSAAAAAAVAAAATHHHPGGLTVPSSPSPNPAGLGSVTGGLGATPWAALQPSDPWALHAAVAHSHPAHTHPHAHPHPADVKQEMHLSQQARQQAGPGGGGGGGGGGGGGGGGGGGGGGTGAGGGGGGMASPHGWHAPVHAGAHYATGTGSPLQYHAAMNGMLHHPASHHHHPAHHQSAAAGTPSLHPSLRGESPQLHLPPHHHHHHHHHHLQGDRDVSAGEEDTPTSDDLEAFAKQFKQRRIKLGFTQADVGLALGTLYGNVFSQTTICRFEALQLSFKNMCKLKPLLQKWLEEADSTTGSPTSIDKIAAQGRKRKKRTSIEVSVKGALEQHFHKQPKPSAQEISTLADSLQLEKEVVRVWFCNRRQKEKRMTPPNTMGGDMMDGMPPGHMGHGGHHGGHGGYHPHHDMHGSPMGGHSHSHSPPMLSPQGMGATVGGHHQLAAH; from the coding sequence ATGGCCGCCACCGCGTACATCTCGCCCGGCGCCGAGCTGGACATGGCGCTCGGCGGTGGCGGTaatggcggtggcggtggcggcggttaCCATCACACGTCCTCGCCGCGCAGCGCGGCGGACGCGAACGAGATGAAGTAcatgcaccatcaccaccaccaccatcatcatcagtcggcggcggcggcggcagcggtggcggcggccgccACCCATCACCATCCCGGGGGGTTGACCGTGCCCTCGAGCCCGTCGCCCAACCCGGCCGGGCTCGGGTCGGTGACGGGCGGGCTCGGGGCGACACCGTGGGCCGCGCTGCAGCCGAGCGACCCGTGGGCGCTCCATGCGGCCGTCGCCCACTCCCACCCTGCCCACACGCACCCGCACGCCCATCCGCATCCGGCGGACGTGAAGCAGGAGATGCACCTGAGCCAGCAAGCCCGCCAACAAGCCGgcccgggcggcggcggtggcggaggaggcggcggcggcggcggaggaggaggaggaggaggcggcGGAGGCACCGGAGCTggaggcggtggcggcggaaTGGCCTCGCCGCACGGTTGGCACGCGCCGGTGCACGCGGGGGCCCACTACGCCACCGGGACCGGGTCCCCGCTGCAGTACCACGCGGCCATGAACGGCATGCTGCACCATCCGGCCtcccaccatcatcaccctGCGCATCACCAAAGTGCGGCGGCCGGTACGCCGTCGCTGCATCCGTCGCTGCGGGGCGAGTCGCCCCAGCTGCACCTGCCAccgcaccaccatcaccatcaccaccaccatcacctgcAGGGCGACCGGGACGTGAGTGCGGGCGAGGAGGACACGCCGACGTCGGACGATCTGGAAGCGTTCGCGAAGCAGTTCAAGCAGCGCCGGATCAAGCTCGGCTTCACGCAGGCGGACGTCGGCCTAGCGCTCGGCACACTGTACGGCAACGTGTTCTCCCAGACGACCATCTGCCGGTTCGAGGCGCTGCAGCTGAGCTTCAAGAACATGTGCAAGCTGAAGCCGCTGCTGCAGAAGTGGCTGGAGGAGGCGGACTCGACCACCGGCTCGCCGACCAGCATCGACAAGATCGCGGCCCAGGGCCGGAAGCGGAAAAAGCGCACCAGCATCGAGGTGTCGGTGAAGGGGGCACTGGAGCAGCACTTCCACAAGCAGCCGAAACCGTCGGCCCAGGAGATCTCGACCCTCGCGGACAGCCTGCAGCTGGAGAAGGAGGTGGTGCGGGTGTGGTTCTGCAACCGGCGGCAGAAGGAGAAGCGCATGACGCCGCCGAACACGATGGGCGGCGACATGATGGACGGCATGCCGCCCGGCCACATGGGGCACGGCGGCCACCATGGCGGGCACGGCGGTTACCATCCCCACCACGACATGCACGGCAGCCCGATGGGCGGGCACAGCCACAGCCACAGCCCGCCGATGCTGAGCCCGCAGGGTATGGGCGCGACGGTCGGCGGGCACCATCAGCTGGCGGCCCACTAG